Proteins from a genomic interval of Rhodococcus rhodochrous:
- a CDS encoding serine/threonine-protein kinase, with protein MAGRYRLDSKLGGGGMGAVWLARDNRLGRDVAVKQVISTADLDPDEAEDLRRRALREGRAAAQLAHEHAISMYDMALHYGEPWLVMEHLPSRSLAQVMNVVDTLPPYVVAQIGANVADALTAAHAAGIVHRDVKPGNILIAERGRDAGIVKISDFGIARAKGDNDPDGVIIGTPAYFAPEVARGNDPTEASDVFSLGATLYTAVEGQPPFGFETDSIALLHRVARAEIIMPTHTGPLTEPLLEMLQPDPARRPTMAQARDLLARVVLGPGGSAAALRGRPIQNEDGTIPSWAQRSAHFTEPARPRGSFVDRPLGAAAQATGGPKKSAKGFAPADLLDRLLPKGPVPDNPQDRIVAYAPLAMAAMVAVILVALLVAVIIALVV; from the coding sequence GTGGCCGGTCGATATCGGCTCGACTCCAAGCTCGGCGGTGGCGGCATGGGTGCCGTCTGGCTCGCCCGCGACAACCGTCTGGGCCGCGACGTCGCCGTCAAACAGGTGATCTCCACCGCAGACCTCGATCCCGACGAGGCCGAGGATCTCCGCCGCCGCGCGCTCCGGGAGGGCCGGGCCGCCGCCCAGCTCGCCCACGAGCACGCCATCTCGATGTACGACATGGCTCTGCACTACGGCGAACCGTGGCTCGTCATGGAGCACTTGCCGTCCCGCAGCCTGGCGCAGGTGATGAACGTCGTCGACACTCTCCCGCCGTACGTGGTGGCGCAGATCGGCGCGAACGTCGCCGACGCCCTGACCGCCGCGCACGCCGCCGGGATCGTCCACCGCGACGTCAAGCCCGGCAACATCCTCATCGCCGAACGCGGCCGCGACGCCGGCATCGTGAAGATCAGCGACTTCGGCATCGCCCGCGCGAAGGGCGACAACGACCCCGACGGCGTGATCATCGGCACCCCCGCCTATTTCGCGCCCGAGGTCGCACGCGGCAACGACCCCACCGAGGCCAGCGACGTCTTCTCGCTCGGCGCCACCCTCTACACCGCGGTGGAGGGGCAACCGCCCTTCGGTTTCGAGACCGACTCGATCGCGTTGCTGCACCGGGTCGCGCGGGCGGAGATCATCATGCCCACGCACACCGGTCCGCTCACCGAACCCCTGCTCGAGATGCTCCAGCCCGATCCGGCGCGACGCCCGACGATGGCGCAGGCGCGCGATCTCCTCGCCCGCGTGGTCCTCGGACCGGGCGGATCGGCGGCGGCCCTGCGCGGCCGTCCCATCCAGAACGAGGACGGCACGATCCCGTCGTGGGCACAGCGTTCCGCGCACTTCACCGAACCCGCACGCCCCCGTGGTTCCTTCGTCGACCGTCCCCTCGGTGCGGCGGCTCAGGCCACCGGTGGTCCGAAGAAGTCGGCGAAGGGTTTCGCCCCCGCGGATCTGCTCGACCGTCTGCTCCCGAAGGGTCCCGTGCCCGACAACCCGCAGGACCGCATCGTCGCCTATGCGCCCCTGGCGATGGCGGCGATGGTCGCGGTGATCCTGGTGGCGCTGCTCGTCGCCGTCATCATCGCGCTGGTCGTCTGA
- a CDS encoding DNA polymerase Y family protein, whose amino-acid sequence MNDSSSRRAPARVVALWCPDWPAVAAATAAELPATVPVAVVSANRVVACSASARSAGVRRGLRRREAQARCPELHVARSDPDLEARTFEAVVAAIDAVAPGVEVLRPGLVILAARGVIRWFGSEEAAAEALIDAVAATGVECQVGVADELSTAVLAARRNALVPTGRGAEFLAPLPVSYLAVEPALAAPRRADTVDLLRRLGIRTIGAFAALSSIDVASRFDADVVAAHRSARGLPERPPSGRPIPPDLTVEQPCDPPVERVDAAAFAGRALAELLHTRLAAAGVACTRLLVTARTGAGEERARTWRCAEPLTPEGTADRVRWQLDGWLTGRNTNRPTAGIVLLRLEPVEVVAAGALQLGLWGGVGDEDERARRALVRVQGLLGGDAVRIGVLGGGRGPAERIVLVPVGDEAIPHSDPDAPWPGRLPPPAPALVLHTPPAIRLDDDVGNPVSVTERGLLSGSPARLRWGSRSWTVIGWAGPWPVDEYWWDPAVARCAARLQVLLEESRALLVFFGADGWRVEGVYD is encoded by the coding sequence GTGAACGACTCGTCCTCTCGACGGGCGCCCGCGCGGGTCGTGGCCCTCTGGTGCCCCGACTGGCCCGCGGTCGCCGCCGCCACCGCCGCGGAGTTGCCCGCGACCGTCCCGGTGGCGGTGGTCTCGGCGAATCGTGTCGTCGCCTGCTCGGCCTCGGCGCGGTCCGCGGGTGTCCGGCGCGGTCTGAGACGACGTGAGGCGCAGGCCCGCTGCCCGGAACTGCATGTGGCCCGCTCGGATCCCGACCTGGAAGCGCGGACGTTCGAGGCGGTGGTGGCCGCGATCGATGCGGTGGCCCCGGGCGTGGAGGTGCTGCGCCCGGGTCTGGTGATCCTCGCCGCGCGCGGTGTGATCCGGTGGTTCGGCTCGGAGGAGGCCGCCGCGGAGGCCCTGATCGACGCGGTCGCGGCGACCGGCGTGGAATGCCAGGTCGGTGTCGCCGACGAGTTGTCCACCGCGGTCCTCGCCGCGCGCCGGAACGCGCTGGTCCCGACGGGGAGGGGCGCCGAGTTCCTGGCGCCGCTGCCCGTCTCGTATCTCGCGGTGGAACCGGCGCTGGCGGCTCCTCGGCGGGCCGACACGGTGGATCTGTTGCGCCGTCTCGGTATCCGCACCATCGGAGCGTTCGCCGCGTTGTCCTCGATCGATGTGGCGTCACGCTTCGACGCGGACGTCGTGGCTGCGCACCGGAGCGCACGGGGCCTGCCGGAACGTCCCCCGTCGGGACGGCCGATCCCTCCGGACCTGACGGTCGAACAGCCCTGCGACCCGCCGGTGGAACGGGTCGACGCCGCGGCCTTCGCCGGTCGCGCACTGGCCGAACTGCTCCACACCCGGCTCGCCGCAGCGGGAGTCGCGTGCACGCGACTGCTCGTGACGGCCCGCACCGGGGCCGGTGAGGAACGCGCGCGCACCTGGCGCTGCGCCGAGCCGCTCACCCCCGAGGGCACGGCCGATCGTGTGCGATGGCAGCTCGACGGATGGCTCACCGGCCGCAACACCAACCGGCCCACGGCGGGAATCGTGCTGCTGCGCCTCGAACCGGTCGAGGTCGTGGCCGCCGGTGCGCTGCAACTCGGGTTGTGGGGCGGTGTCGGCGACGAGGACGAACGGGCACGTCGGGCGCTCGTCCGGGTGCAGGGCCTGCTCGGTGGGGACGCCGTCCGGATCGGCGTGCTCGGTGGTGGCCGGGGACCCGCCGAACGGATCGTCCTCGTGCCCGTCGGCGACGAGGCGATCCCGCACTCCGACCCGGACGCACCGTGGCCGGGCCGGCTCCCGCCCCCCGCTCCCGCGCTGGTGTTGCACACACCTCCCGCGATCCGGCTGGACGACGACGTGGGGAATCCGGTCTCGGTGACCGAGCGCGGACTGCTCAGCGGGTCACCTGCTCGGCTGCGATGGGGAAGTCGCAGCTGGACGGTGATCGGATGGGCCGGTCCGTGGCCGGTGGACGAGTACTGGTGGGACCCGGCCGTCGCCCGGTGCGCCGCCCGTCTGCAGGTGCTGCTCGAGGAATCACGGGCCCTGCTGGTGTTCTTCGGTGCCGACGGCTGGCGGGTGGAGGGCGTCTACGACTGA